The sequence TGCCAAGATATgattaatgaaaatattttattcttatatattaatttataaaaaatgtcACCGTGCTTAAAGATGAATGTGCCCTGCTATTGTAAACCTATCacccatttattttatgtttatgttttatcaGCTAGAATGAAAACAGAACCAGGTTACGAAGCCGAAGGCCTTCAAAACTCCATCAACAAAAATATGGCGCAAGAGATAAATACACGGCCGTGTTGTGGGACTTGCCACGCAAATGATATTCTCCAGAGTTTAAACATTTCCAGGCAAAGCGGAGTGTTTACAGATGTTACTCTTCTAGTAGACGATAAGATGTTTCCCTGCCATAGAGTCGTCTTGTCTTCCAAAAGCCCTTACTTCCGGGCCATGTTTAGCAACAGCCTTAAGGAGACCAATCTCAACAACGTGACCCTTCGTGACGTATCAGCTTCAACTCTTGGTCTTGTTTTGGACTTCATGTATGAAGGTAAACTTGCACTACAAGAAGACAACGTCCAGGACGTTCTACAGGTATCTGATTTACTCAACATTTGTAGCTTACGAGATCAGTGTGTGAAATTCATTGACGGACAGTTGGACCCTTCCAACTGTGTAGGCATCATGAAGTTCGCAGACATGTTCTCCATCCCTTCTTTGTCCGAGAAAAGCAAGAAGCTGATGCTGGAGGGTTTTGTGGAGGTCTCCTGCCATGAGGAGTTTCTGCAGTTGAGTAAAGAAGAACTGATTGAGTACTTGTCCAACGATGATCTAGTGGTCAACAGGGAAGAATTTGTCTTCGAGGCAGTCATGAGATGGGTCAAGGAAGATAAAAGCATGGAAAGAAAAGCTCTGAGGGACCTTCTGGAACATGTGAGGTTGCCCTTGCTGGACCCAGCTTATTTTCTGGAGAAGGTGGAAACAGACAAGACCATTCAAGGCTGTCCTGACTGCTTCCCTCTGTTGCATGAGGCTCGGATGTATCATATTCTTGGAAACCGGCTCAATTCCGTCAGAGTGAGACCGAGAAGGTGACAATGCGATATTGTAAAATATGGGGGAAGGTCTATCACTGTTAAACATTGACTCAACCCTGCCTATAATTCACACAGAAACCTCTGTTCCCCTAGGTATCCAGAATCTCACCACTACTTCACTGGTCCCGCTAATGGTTAATACTCTTGCTAGGAGAATTTGTCATTTTCAACAGCACCCTACTCTCTTGTAGTGAGTTGTTGGGTTCTTGCAATTGAAAATTCTCCTACCTCCTACTACAGGTGAACACACTACTCCCTCACAATTATAGTGTTCGGATATTGAACATGACAGAATTGGTGACAGCATCATGAAGCCAGAGTTAAATATATGTCTCAGCTTTTTTGCACGTTCCATAGACTCATAACCTCTATCCACATTTAGTTATATTTACTTTGTCTCAACCATTGCACACATGGAATGCTCCTCTCAGCCAATCGCAGCATCTTGCTAGTCACAGCACACGTCCTGTAACCGACAGTTATCAGACTTACACAAGACAAACTTCATTAGGGTCTACGCccagcaactttttttttataaaagtcgATCATTCAGCCATCGATCATTAACCCCTCATAAAGCCATTGTTAACTCCCTCTCATCAGCATCCGTCATTACTCACCCAATCCTCACATTGCCCTCCACCCGACCACTCTCCCCAACACTCAGATGGGTATAAAGTCCTGTCTGGGGCTTTCCATGCCCTCTGCCTGCGGCTACATTAGAGAACATTAATTAGCTGCTGTGTTGGCAGATTACTTCTTTCTTCAATCTCCTACTCAGACTTTCAGACTTATATAAAAAGATTAAGAGAAGGGTTCGGGACCCATCATTGGGGGGCACCTGACACACCCTCTGTGCACACCAATGCTTAGAGTAAAAGTTCATTTTTATAGAACCTCCATTTCTAAACTGGTCCTCGTCTGGGACACCCCCATCCTATACCTGAAGCAGGAAGCAGCCAGGAGTTGATTGCACTGTGAGTGCAAGTGGGAGACAATTCCTACCTGTTCCATAATGCTCACTGAGATTGGTCTATTGAGGTCTATGGAGAAGACATGGGCCGACTTGAGCTCACAACATCAATCCCCCTATAATTGAACATTAAACAGAACCACACACCTTGGGCTGGCTGCTTATTGATACAGCGGATAGAGGGATCTATATATAATTGAGACATTCGCCTAGTGTTAGATTGGAGAGATGATGTGGCAGATCTCGATAGGTGTGGCTTTAGCACGGGAGAGAAGGACTCCTTTCAAATATAGGTGTAAACTTTTAGAGCATCCCACCGGGAGTTGCAAGGGAGAACTCAGTGAAGTCTGCCGTCCTGTGAGACCCAGTCATTTCTAGTTATTATACCTTAATGTTATTTACTACTctagcagccaatcagcagtCAGCTTTCATTGATCTAGGACGGAGGTAGGCAAACtgtggtctgattggcaaaacatgctgggacatgtagttccacaacagagaGCCAGATTGTGAGAgaatgatctaggacatgttagGCGATGAGAGCAATGtttaatgattattatactatacCAATGCATTGCACTATACTTCCAGATTCATGGACTTGTCAGAGTTGATCATTATCATTGGCGGCTATGACGAAAAGGGGGTCTTAAAGTTACCGTACATTGACAGCTATGACCCCAAAAGAGGACAGTGGACGGCGTTATCTGGGGTCCCTGGATACACCAAATCTGAACCCGCAGTCTGCACATTAAAGAATAACATTTATATGTCAGGTAAGAAGATCCCTtaataaacacattgggcctgattcattaaggagagcaaggcaaaaaaaggagtaaatttgatcctggacaaaccatgttacaatgcaaggggtgcaaattagtttattattatgcaaataaagaaaatacaggCGCTTTTATTATGttgcccacaaatacttgataactttatttttacactgaaattgaaagtatatctaggacatgccctaccacaactgtaaatatgtccccactttttaaatttatctccccctccaatgcaacatggttttgcccaggtgcaaagttactcatttttttgctttgctcttctcaATGATTCAGACTCATTGTCTTAACACCCATCACAATTATGTCAACAAATGGTTTTATTTCAGCACAGAGATCTCTTGTTTTACTGAGTGTTGTGCATTGTACGGATATGGTAAAACAAGTGCACTTTTGTGTCTCTTCTATTTATACTACTGTTATAAGATCTCATGCAAGCCTTCTGCCTTTCGGTCACTAGGTGGCAGCGTTGTGTACAGTCTATGTTATTGATGGTGATACTGTACAGCCACAAAGACTAGTTTATAACTATCACGGCTATAAAAAACAAATTCTGTTATTGACATCATTCATTtatcaataaaaagtaaaaatagattaataaaatttaaaaaaaataaatttgaataCTATTGGCCTTTGAAAAAATGCTTTCTTCAAATACTAAAGCATTATTCATTCTTCTCGTTATCGACATCTTGAAATGAAGCACTTTAAATAGTCTTCTCCGCTGCGATGCTTGTTCGATAGCCTGGTGGTAATCTCGCCCTGTATAAGGCGAATGCGCCCTCTAATAAATATGTCCCGATATTTTGCACTGATCTGATGCAGTAACCAGAATCAACCAATCAGTAATTGGTTACATAGtttaatttgcactacaaagatCAAAGCTAATTGCTGGTTGCTATGGATACATGCACTAAAATGACCCCTCTATGTCTGCGCAAACCAGTTGGCGTCTTGACTCTAATCCTGGTGAGTTTTTGCAGCCTGGCTTCGTCCATCCGTACCGCAGTGTGTAAGGATTGTGTTACTTGTGGGCTCACAGTTCATTATTACCCCCCCCAGGAGGTCACATAAACAGCCACCATGTCTGGATGCTTAACGCTCACATCAATAGCTGGGTAAAGGTCGCCTTGCTGAATACGGGCAGGTGGAGGCACGGAATGGTGGCATTAAAAGGCCAGGTAAGTGCATTACAGTTAGCGCTGACAACTTTTACTGTCCTCTTTGGTAGGACTAcggtggcatatatatatatatatatatatggcactcTGAGCATGGCTGCAGAGTAAACCTTTCCTGACACTCTCATTCCTTAGATCTACTGTGTTGGAGGCTTTGACGGTCTGAAGAGGTTGAACACGGTGGAACGCTACAACTCGTTCACCAACGTCTGGTCCCAGGTCGCCCCCATGTTGGAAGCCGTCAGCTCCGCGGCGGTTGTTTCCTGTACGAACAAGCTCTACGTCATTGGCGGATCTGTGGCGGATAATACAAGCACGGACACGGTACTGTTTGACGCTCGAGGATACATATTTTAAGCCACGGGCACTGGGCATTCCTGATGAAGCACATAAAGTGCCGTCTGTACCTCTCAGTCTGTAGGAGGGACAGAGGGGACAACACAACTGAGTCCATGTAATcacttggattttaaaaaaaggaaaaataatgtttgtgcaGAATCTCCCTGATAATGTTGCCTATTACTGAATACATTAACTAGAGTTTCAGGTACTCTTAAAATGAAATAACGAATTCAGGATATAGTAGTTAAAAATAGGTTAGAAACATCTAAGTAAATAATTGTTATATCGGCTCCTTGTCAGAAAGTGGTCGCAGCTTCTGCTTTTACAGTTATTTTCCAACTGTAGTAACTTGAAATGTATCAGTTCATTATTAGACTATTGTTTAACATGTAACATTTAGCACCTTATAATTAGATTCTGTTTATGTGTTGGACCCTTGTTTTCCGTTCCCCAGGTTCAGTGCTATGATCCGGAGGAGAACACGTGGAAGGTTCTGACACCAGCCCCTTTCAGCAGAGAACATATAAGCGGCGTTGAATTGGACGGGACCATTTACGTTGTGGGGGGATTAATGAGCGCAGTCTTCAGTTACAGCCCAGCAGCAGACACGTGGAGCGAGGCGGCCGCTTTACCCGGACCCCTGGTGAGAAGTATATTCTAGGGtagtggttctcaaactttctcagttcgaggcacccttagggtcaccataatttttcaagACACCTattgccaaaataattaccgggtagtcccgctttttaagtagttgggtcaaaataacgtaagatgtatttaggcccctttaccatcatattgtgccccttcaccatatcactctgtccccccacttcgccatctcacactctgtgtcccccttttcatcagcatctcactctgcccccccttcagcatctcactctgtccctcctTCAGAATCTCACTccgtccccccttcagcatctcactctgttccccacttcagcatctctctctgtccccccttcagtatttcactctgtccccccttcagcatctcactctgtcccctctttcagcatctcactctgtccccccttcagcatctcactctgtccccccttcagcatctcactctgtccccccttcaacatctctctctgtccccccttcagaatctcactctgtctccccttcagcatctcactctgtccccccacttcagcatctcactctgtcccccccttcagcatctcactctgtccctccttcagaatctcactctgtccccccctttagcatctcactctgtccccccttcagcatctcactctgtccccccacttcagaatctcactctgtctcccacttcagaatctcactctgtccccccttcagcatctctctctgcctccccttcagcatctcactctgtccccccttcagcatctctctctgtccccccttcagcatctcactctgtccccccttcagcatctcactctgtctcccccttcagcatctcactctgtccccccttcagaatctcactctgtccccccttcagcatctcactctgtccctccttcagaatctcactctgtccccccctttagcatctcactctgtccccccttcaacatctctctctgtccccccttcagaatctcactctgtctccccttcagcatctcactctgtccccccacttcagcatctcactctgtcccccccttcagcatctcactctgtccctccttcagaatctcactctgtcccccccttcagcatctcactctgtccctccttcagaatctcactctgtctcccacttcagaatctcactctgtccccccttcagcatctctctctgcctccccttcagcatctcactctgtccccccttcagcatctctctctgtccccccttcagcatctcactctgtccccccttcagcatctcactctgtctcccccttcagcatctcactctgtccccccttcagaatctcactctgtccccccttcagcatctcactctgtccctccttcagaatctcactctgtccccccctttagcatctcactctgtccccccttcagcatctcactctgtccccccacttcagaatctcactctgtccccccacttcagaatctcactctgtccccccttcagcatctctctctgcctccccttcagcatctcactctgtccccccttcagaatctcactctgtcccccccttcagcatctctctctgcctccccttcagcatctcactctgtctcccccttcagcatctcactctgtccccccttcagaatctcactctgtccccccttcagcatctcactctgtccctccttcagaatctcactctgtccccccctttagcatctcactctgtccccccttcaacatctctctctgtccccccttcagaatctcactctgtctccccttcagcatctcactctgtccccccacttcagcatctcactctgtcccccccttcagcatctcactctgtccctccttcagaatctcactctgtcccccccttcagcatctcactctgtccctccttcagaatctcactctgtctcccacttcagaatctcactctgtccccccttcagcatctctctctgcctccccttcagcatctcactctgtccccccttcagcatctctctctgtccccccttcagcatctcactctgtccccccttcagcatctcactctgtctcccccttcagcatctcactctgtccccccttcagaatcttactctgtccccccttcagcatctcactctgtccctccttcagaatctcactctgtccccccctttagcatctcactctgtccccccttcagcatctcactctgtccccccacttcagaatctcactctgtccccccacttcagaatctcactctgtccccccttcagcatctctctctgcctccccttcagcatctcactctgtccccccttcagcatctctctctgtccccccttcagcatctcactctgtccccccttcagcatctcactctgtcccccccttcagcatctcactctgtccccccttcagaatctcactctgtccccccttgaGCAACTAACTCCGTCCCCCCTTCagaatctcactctgtccccccttcagcatctctctctgtccccccttcagcatctcactctgtccccccttcagcatctctctctgtccccccttcagaatctcactctgtctccccttcagcatctctctctgtccccccttcagcatctcactctgtccccccttcagaatctcactctgtccccccttcagcatctcactctgtccctccttcagaatctcactctgtccccccctttagcatctcactctgtccccccttcagcatctcactctgtccccccacttcagaatctcactctgtccccccacttcagaatctcactctgtccccccttcagcatctctctctgcctccccttcagcatctcactctgtccccccttcagaatctcactctgtcccccccttcagcatctctctctgcctccccttcagcatctcactctgtctcccccttcagcatctcactctgtccccccttcagaatctcactctgtccccccttcagcatctcactctgtccctccttcagaatctcactctgtccccccctttagcatctcactctgtccccccttcaacatctctctctgtccccccttcagaatctcactctgtctccccttcagcatctcactctgtccccccacttcagcatctcactctgtcccccccttcagcatctcactctgtccctccttcagaatctcactctgtcccccccttcagcatctcactctgtccctccttcagaatctcactctgtctcccacttcagaatctcactctgtccccccttcagcatctctctctgcctccccttcagcatctcactctgtccccccttcagcatctctctctgtccccccttcagcatctcactctgtccccccttcagcatctcactctgtctcccccttcagcatctcactctgtccccccttcagaatcttactctgtccccccttcagcatctcactctgtccctccttcagaatctcactctgtccccccctttagcatctcactctgtccccccttcagcatctcactctgtccccccacttcagaatctcactctgtccccccacttcagaatctcactctgtccccccttcagcatctctctctgcctccccttcagcatctcactctgtccccccttcagcatctctctctgtccccccttcagcatctcactctgtccccccttcagcatctcactctgtcccccccttcagcatctcactctgtccccccttcagaatctcactctgtccccccttgaGCAACTAACTCCGTCCCCCCTTCagaatctcactctgtccccccttcagcatctctctctgtccccccttcagcatctcactctgtccccccttcagcatctctctctgtccccccttcagcatctcactctgtccccccttcagcatctcactctgtctcccccttcagcatctcactctgtccccccttcagcatctcactctgtctcccccttcagcatctcactctgtccccccttcagaatctcactctgtccccccttcagcatctcactctatccccccttcagcatctcactctgtcccccttcagcatctctctctgcccccccttcagcatctctctctgcccccccttcagcatctctctctgtcccccccttcatcatctcactctgtctccccttcactctccgttcctttactttccttctttcctcattttctgctgtcctctgtcctgatgtcctctctgctgctcctcactgacactgtcggacgtgatgacgttaCGCCCGGCAGGCAGTGAGAACAGtcaggaggaggatccggcgctggattggtaactacttttttttatttatttatgttaatagTATCTCTGCCCTCTGAAAACCAGCTTCTATGCAGCACTAAGGTTAAATAATCGCAACATTGTTTCAACAGTAAAAAACTGATATCAGAGACCGATGTGTGACAGGTTTTACGCTATGCTCAGATTCCCCGGATCATCATTACTGTGATTGATGGGCTTTTCTTTCAATCCCATGTCATTCTAGCTATTCATTTGTCTATTTGCCTTGAAACCACGTCAATCAATGTAACGTGATACAACATGTCACAGCCGCCCTTAGAATGAAGTAGGAGCAAAATCTAAAGAATAAGTTTGTATATCGTTGTCAGTTTTGCTTTATAGTGTGAACGTTATTGCTGAAATAGCTCTGTTTACTCTGAAAATAACAATTAGTTGCTCATTGGATGCTTCCATATTTCTGCGTAGGTCCCAAGCCACTGACTTGTGTTGAGTAAACTGCTCCGTACAGCAGAACTCCATACATGTTTTACCTGTGGGTACATACAGCATAGTGCAGCCCACCTACCGCTACCAGAAGCAGGAGAAGACCCTCTCGGagcttcatcatcaatatttatttatacagcgccagcaaattccgtagccctttacaattAATTTTTGTCTGGTTGTGAGTCTCACTGACACTGCGTCACGGTTTATTTGCAGGAAAGTTGTGGTTTGACGGTGTGCGGCGGGAAGATCTACATCATGGGCGGCAGAGACGAGAATGGGAAAGGGACGGACAGGTCTTTAGTGTTCGATCCAACAACGAAAACGTTGTCTGAAGTACGAGCTTTGCTGCGCGGCACCAGTCACCACGGCTGCGTCACCATCCTGCAGAGACTGAGGACATAACTGGCCCTCAAACCCGCTTCTACAAAGACAGAAGAACTAGCGTCTCACACAAGTGCGCCGGACCGCCGCCTTCTGCGCTGCACCGGTCCAGCAGCGACACGAAAGAGAGAACGTATGGGGCCGGAATAGACGCCAACTAGAATAAAACCTGCCAAAATGTGACTAATGtatcatgaataaataataaatactgtgTAATATCCTTGATATATGCACATTTTCTGTATACTAAGGTAAAAGTGCGCTGGAGGAAAATTTGAATAATTGGGATAAATAATTCATTATGGCAAATAGGCAACAACGCTGAATTTATTTCGAATGTCAACATTGTTTTATTTGCTGTAATAAAGGACAACGACACCATTGGATCCAAAATTTGAAATAGTAACCCCAACCCCCCTTTTGTTCCCCCTGATCCGAATTGTTTGAGTGACCCTCCTTCTGTGTTGTTAGGGTCACTGATGGAATCAGGTCCTCGCAGAGATGGGACTGATTTGGGATTAGTCCGGAACAGAGAGGCGTGGGCCCCATCACACTGACGCTTCTGGACGCTGACGCGTTGGTCCCAGGACAATAATGATTGGTCCTGGGAATTTTAATGCCAGCGGCCCAGTGAACCATTACGACGGGGGCAGGAGGCTAGTTCAAGATCAAACCTTTCTTTATTGCATCAGGGACCCAACATTAATACGATAGGGAGGACCCGGAAGAAAGGTCTCCATAATTTAGGTAAGAAGGCTAAACACTTACTGGTGGTCACAAGCATCATGTTCGCCGAGAGAAAGAGATTTCCCTTCAAAGTAGACAATAGCGACACTCTCTGGTGCTGAACAAAATATCGGCCATGGCTGCACGTTCGTTATACCTTCACcatttaccatcatcatcatttatatagcgccactgattccgcagcgctgtacagagaactcactcacatcagtccctgccccattgagcttacagtctaaattccctaacatacacagacagacacacagactagggccaatttgttagcagccaaattaaccagtatgtttttggagtgtgggaggaaaccggagcacccggaggaaacccacgcaaacacggggagaacatacaaactccacacagataaggccatggttgggaattgaactcatgaccccagcgctgtgagggagaagtgctaaccaccaagccaccgtgatgcccattGTTTCTAGTTTAATATCACATGCTCATAAAACAATCCAGCTTCAGTTATTTAGGCCTCTTACTCCATAGCAAAAAATAGTTCTCTGCAGACAGCATCGTCTTGTACATCTCACAACAGAACGCCATGGGTGCTATCGATACAGTATTGTTTGTGGCAATGTAGCAGCTTACCAATGGCCATGTCAGTCTCTAGTTTAAAGGAATTCTTGTAACGGAAACAATAAGCCAGACTACCTTAATCATCACTTTTTCAGTATCAGAATGTATGGAAAAAAATCAGTTATTGATACAGTGCGGCCACaacctctcctctgccccctccgtTCTCCCTCCGtacatctctctctccttctcccctcgTCTCCCTGAGCTAACACTCGTCCATCTGTTTGACTGTATTATGTTGTATAATTCTCCAACTCGGCCCAGTTAcatcacattctctctctcagaGACTTTCATCTGTGAGATAAACTTCTCTAAGTGCCTTTACCAGCCGCCTTCTGTCCACAAACTCCTTCTCAATGGTTTGAGCACCTGAACAGcttcaaagaaagaaaaataacacagaattatTCCCCAGGTAGTGATCACACGCTACAGGGGTAAATACATATTAGTATTAAGGAGAATGTGCCCCACAATTGAGCTACAAGAGACTCACTCAGGAACTGCCAAACAGAAGGGGGTCAGGTTCTCTTCCAATGTTTGTTTTTGCCTTTTCCTCAGAAACTTTGCAAGGTCACAATGTCTCCTGTTACTTTGTTACACTTCTCATTACACAGAGTACTGAGAGCATCGCTAGACTCAGGGGTGTTTCACTGTGTTGCAAGAAATGTGATACAAAGTATCTTGGTCTTTTGTTTCACAGTCATCTTATATAAGACTTTCTCCATATGTCTGTACAATACTcacaacagcaacaacaatgaaAAGACATCAGAGTGATTATGACAATGAAAGATGGACACTATTTCGACAGCTTTTGTTAAAGGAATAGGCAATTTTTAAATGGATGGTGTTCTGTACTTGTTACGTTCTGTACTTTCCAGCTTTGGTTATCAATCTGTTTTGGTGAATTATTTATTTCCGGAACTCAATGCTGGGGTCTTACACATATCAAATCTGTGCTGTCCATGTTTCATATACAACATATCTCCAGATTTAAGCAGAAGAGCATGTAACGTGCAGTGATGTCTTATCATGATTCTTTTTGTGGACaattattttta is a genomic window of Mixophyes fleayi isolate aMixFle1 chromosome 2, aMixFle1.hap1, whole genome shotgun sequence containing:
- the LOC142140724 gene encoding kelch-like protein 35 isoform X1, translated to MGETSLSSLTLLLVPPLGAPWPLYDTEQSYLHVTCSLCTAGDWERHRRKQETLIPFSASPPHPHHPLPKSYQRHKHHTRYSHTGGSLQGPNLPIPARMKTEPGYEAEGLQNSINKNMAQEINTRPCCGTCHANDILQSLNISRQSGVFTDVTLLVDDKMFPCHRVVLSSKSPYFRAMFSNSLKETNLNNVTLRDVSASTLGLVLDFMYEGKLALQEDNVQDVLQVSDLLNICSLRDQCVKFIDGQLDPSNCVGIMKFADMFSIPSLSEKSKKLMLEGFVEVSCHEEFLQLSKEELIEYLSNDDLVVNREEFVFEAVMRWVKEDKSMERKALRDLLEHVRLPLLDPAYFLEKVETDKTIQGCPDCFPLLHEARMYHILGNRLNSVRVRPRRFMDLSELIIIIGGYDEKGVLKLPYIDSYDPKRGQWTALSGVPGYTKSEPAVCTLKNNIYMSGGHINSHHVWMLNAHINSWVKVALLNTGRWRHGMVALKGQIYCVGGFDGLKRLNTVERYNSFTNVWSQVAPMLEAVSSAAVVSCTNKLYVIGGSVADNTSTDTVQCYDPEENTWKVLTPAPFSREHISGVELDGTIYVVGGLMSAVFSYSPAADTWSEAAALPGPLESCGLTVCGGKIYIMGGRDENGKGTDRSLVFDPTTKTLSEVRALLRGTSHHGCVTILQRLRT
- the LOC142140724 gene encoding kelch-like protein 35 isoform X2, which gives rise to MIYQLRRNIQWLHNNYEHVFVFLQNLFNDGVFKRSTGEPIISLREIVLCNLYTEKNRDYRALTAERVARMKTEPGYEAEGLQNSINKNMAQEINTRPCCGTCHANDILQSLNISRQSGVFTDVTLLVDDKMFPCHRVVLSSKSPYFRAMFSNSLKETNLNNVTLRDVSASTLGLVLDFMYEGKLALQEDNVQDVLQVSDLLNICSLRDQCVKFIDGQLDPSNCVGIMKFADMFSIPSLSEKSKKLMLEGFVEVSCHEEFLQLSKEELIEYLSNDDLVVNREEFVFEAVMRWVKEDKSMERKALRDLLEHVRLPLLDPAYFLEKVETDKTIQGCPDCFPLLHEARMYHILGNRLNSVRVRPRRFMDLSELIIIIGGYDEKGVLKLPYIDSYDPKRGQWTALSGVPGYTKSEPAVCTLKNNIYMSGGHINSHHVWMLNAHINSWVKVALLNTGRWRHGMVALKGQIYCVGGFDGLKRLNTVERYNSFTNVWSQVAPMLEAVSSAAVVSCTNKLYVIGGSVADNTSTDTVQCYDPEENTWKVLTPAPFSREHISGVELDGTIYVVGGLMSAVFSYSPAADTWSEAAALPGPLESCGLTVCGGKIYIMGGRDENGKGTDRSLVFDPTTKTLSEVRALLRGTSHHGCVTILQRLRT
- the LOC142140724 gene encoding kelch-like protein 35 isoform X3, which translates into the protein MKTEPGYEAEGLQNSINKNMAQEINTRPCCGTCHANDILQSLNISRQSGVFTDVTLLVDDKMFPCHRVVLSSKSPYFRAMFSNSLKETNLNNVTLRDVSASTLGLVLDFMYEGKLALQEDNVQDVLQVSDLLNICSLRDQCVKFIDGQLDPSNCVGIMKFADMFSIPSLSEKSKKLMLEGFVEVSCHEEFLQLSKEELIEYLSNDDLVVNREEFVFEAVMRWVKEDKSMERKALRDLLEHVRLPLLDPAYFLEKVETDKTIQGCPDCFPLLHEARMYHILGNRLNSVRVRPRRFMDLSELIIIIGGYDEKGVLKLPYIDSYDPKRGQWTALSGVPGYTKSEPAVCTLKNNIYMSGGHINSHHVWMLNAHINSWVKVALLNTGRWRHGMVALKGQIYCVGGFDGLKRLNTVERYNSFTNVWSQVAPMLEAVSSAAVVSCTNKLYVIGGSVADNTSTDTVQCYDPEENTWKVLTPAPFSREHISGVELDGTIYVVGGLMSAVFSYSPAADTWSEAAALPGPLESCGLTVCGGKIYIMGGRDENGKGTDRSLVFDPTTKTLSEVRALLRGTSHHGCVTILQRLRT